One window of Streptomyces sp. NBC_00273 genomic DNA carries:
- a CDS encoding radical SAM protein, whose amino-acid sequence MRDPVRIWYVAGQRLCNLACDYCVSIGDWAKSRRHDWKNPEDRKVYERVVTWIGTRPYPVKVRLGTLGEPFASPFFLERAAWLTRQNGVEHVELVSNAILMPRRLPRLEAAANLGKLSLWLTWHDGQADLGRFIAAASFAQETFGCFVVVNALLFEDNADAVARAGEAARAAGLRFNVDLGYDPTTATDPQDPSNAVPALKAGSALETLAGLGGNRALAETALIALTSCQGMSCRAGYDAVFIDIHGQAYRCSNYSAQERPALGSVLTDGFELPLRPDRWAPCAAAGGCGNKEDFLNLQIAAPLRPETVPSLGWTDA is encoded by the coding sequence ATGCGTGATCCGGTGCGGATCTGGTACGTGGCCGGCCAGCGGCTGTGCAATCTGGCCTGCGACTACTGCGTGTCCATCGGCGACTGGGCCAAGAGCCGTCGCCACGACTGGAAGAACCCTGAGGACCGCAAGGTCTACGAGAGGGTGGTGACCTGGATCGGGACGCGCCCCTACCCGGTGAAGGTCCGACTCGGCACCCTCGGCGAGCCGTTCGCGAGCCCCTTCTTCCTGGAGAGGGCTGCCTGGCTGACCCGGCAGAACGGCGTCGAGCATGTCGAGCTGGTCTCCAACGCGATCCTGATGCCCCGTCGGCTACCCAGGCTGGAGGCAGCGGCCAACTTAGGCAAGCTCTCCCTGTGGCTGACCTGGCACGATGGCCAGGCCGACCTTGGCCGATTCATCGCCGCAGCCTCCTTCGCACAGGAGACCTTCGGCTGCTTCGTCGTCGTCAACGCCCTGCTGTTCGAAGACAACGCGGACGCTGTGGCCCGCGCCGGGGAGGCCGCCCGCGCAGCTGGGTTGCGGTTCAACGTCGACCTCGGCTACGACCCGACCACTGCCACCGACCCGCAGGATCCGTCCAACGCGGTGCCCGCGCTCAAGGCCGGTAGTGCCCTGGAGACGCTGGCCGGCCTCGGCGGAAACCGGGCGCTCGCCGAGACGGCCCTGATCGCACTGACGTCCTGCCAGGGGATGTCCTGCCGGGCCGGCTACGACGCTGTGTTCATCGACATCCATGGCCAGGCCTACCGCTGCTCCAACTATTCAGCCCAGGAGCGCCCGGCTCTGGGCAGCGTCCTGACCGACGGCTTCGAGCTGCCGCTGCGTCCCGACCGCTGGGCTCCGTGCGCGGCCGCTGGCGGCTGCGGCAATAAGGAGGACTTCCTCAACCTCCAGATCGCCGCCCCTCTACGTCCTGAGACGGTCCCCAGCCTCGGCTGGACCGACGCCTGA
- a CDS encoding creatininase family protein produces the protein MLISDLAWPDLQPGPEDHVILPVGALEPHGPHLPLGSDTMISDHFARRLAHDIGGRVAPTLGYGVATPSQRLGGTFPGVISISGDTFTAVVTEVLASLVRHGYRRLLLVNSAIDNISFLCEAARDLTERSPGVRVMIVNWWDVVGEDFRNALARESGTARQDDHHAGMVESSLVMHISPHAVRTDRLTADGGVEQPRRISYHLYPQPADTATSSGIVYTAAGAGAGVGERVADQVARRLADAVRREFAAPLPS, from the coding sequence GTGCTCATCAGCGACCTGGCCTGGCCCGACCTGCAACCCGGCCCGGAAGACCACGTCATCCTCCCCGTCGGCGCCCTTGAACCGCACGGCCCGCACCTGCCACTCGGCTCCGACACCATGATCAGCGACCACTTCGCCCGCCGGCTCGCTCACGACATCGGGGGCCGCGTCGCACCCACCCTCGGCTATGGCGTGGCCACTCCCTCCCAGCGGCTCGGCGGCACCTTCCCCGGCGTCATCAGCATCAGCGGCGACACCTTCACGGCCGTGGTCACCGAGGTCCTCGCCTCTCTGGTGCGTCACGGCTACCGCCGTCTGCTCCTGGTCAACTCGGCCATCGACAACATCAGCTTCCTGTGCGAGGCCGCCCGCGACCTGACCGAACGGAGCCCCGGCGTGCGGGTGATGATCGTGAACTGGTGGGACGTCGTCGGCGAGGACTTCCGTAACGCCCTCGCCCGCGAGAGCGGCACTGCCCGCCAGGATGACCACCATGCCGGGATGGTCGAGTCCAGCCTCGTCATGCACATCAGCCCGCACGCCGTCCGCACCGACCGGCTAACCGCCGACGGCGGCGTGGAGCAGCCCCGCCGGATCAGCTACCACCTGTACCCGCAGCCGGCCGACACCGCGACCAGCAGCGGCATCGTCTACACCGCGGCTGGGGCGGGCGCCGGGGTCGGTGAGCGGGTGGCCGACCAAGTCGCCCGGCGGCTCGCCGACGCCGTGCGCCGCGAGTTCGCCGCACCCCTTCCGTCATGA
- a CDS encoding class I SAM-dependent methyltransferase: MQPADAPYDGFADTFAREAAISPYNAHYDRPTVLELLGDVNGLRILDGGCGPGLYLSELAARGADTVGIDQSADMVRLARERLGSLARIRQHDLDEPLTWAADASFDIVLLALVLHYAHDRVRALTEIARVLRPGGRIIISTSHPTADWLADGGSYFDARHVEESWSDGMTHRYWRQPLQTWFDEFTAAGLAVDRLVEHRPAHSMTRHHPTEYEKLAHQPGFIAFQLHKPPGAPDLRPAQP, translated from the coding sequence ATGCAGCCCGCTGACGCACCGTACGACGGCTTCGCCGACACCTTCGCCCGCGAGGCCGCCATCAGCCCTTACAACGCGCACTACGACCGCCCCACCGTCCTCGAACTCCTCGGCGACGTGAACGGCCTGCGCATCCTGGACGGCGGCTGCGGCCCCGGCCTGTACCTCTCCGAGCTCGCCGCGCGCGGAGCCGACACCGTCGGCATCGACCAGAGCGCGGACATGGTCCGCCTCGCCCGCGAGCGCCTCGGTTCGCTCGCCCGCATCCGCCAGCATGACCTCGACGAGCCTCTCACCTGGGCCGCCGACGCCAGCTTCGACATCGTCCTGCTCGCCCTGGTCCTCCACTATGCCCACGACCGTGTCCGCGCCCTGACAGAGATCGCACGCGTCCTACGGCCCGGCGGGAGGATCATCATCTCCACCAGCCACCCCACTGCGGACTGGCTCGCAGACGGCGGCAGCTACTTCGACGCCCGCCACGTGGAGGAATCCTGGTCCGACGGCATGACCCACCGCTACTGGCGTCAGCCCCTCCAGACATGGTTCGACGAGTTCACCGCCGCGGGCCTCGCCGTCGACCGCCTCGTCGAACACCGCCCCGCCCACTCGATGACCCGCCACCACCCGACCGAGTACGAGAAACTGGCCCACCAGCCCGGGTTCATCGCCTTCCAGCTCCACAAGCCGCCAGGCGCCCCCGATCTCCGTCCCGCCCAGCCGTGA
- a CDS encoding CGNR zinc finger domain-containing protein, which yields MSPLTDARVDGEWIVWSPQLRSPGDGTVSLPEDFYLREFMELAPADLEAVAAMMRAYGHLGGRVGALSLDVEEHEHFTALADSLHPERGPFALYGELATLFVSEAQDAIATWLALRHEGGLDALVEAEATEEELAQWQAANSDKAETWPRDLDHMREELLALKVSDLASTLNAALEPFSIGIGGLEDRYPTLLAVTFLQLYNHLAENATIRECANENCRRAFVRQRGRAEYGQNRTTGIKYCTRECARAQAQREHRRRRKLQTAPHKPS from the coding sequence TTGAGCCCCCTCACCGACGCGCGGGTGGATGGCGAGTGGATCGTCTGGAGCCCCCAGCTCCGCTCCCCCGGCGATGGCACCGTGTCACTGCCCGAGGACTTCTACCTGCGCGAATTCATGGAGCTCGCCCCTGCCGACCTGGAGGCGGTCGCCGCCATGATGCGCGCCTACGGGCATCTGGGAGGCCGCGTGGGGGCGTTGAGCCTGGACGTCGAGGAACACGAGCACTTCACCGCGCTGGCGGACAGCCTGCACCCCGAGCGCGGGCCGTTCGCCCTCTACGGCGAGCTGGCGACGCTGTTCGTCTCCGAGGCCCAGGACGCCATCGCCACCTGGCTGGCTCTGCGTCACGAGGGCGGACTGGACGCACTCGTCGAAGCCGAGGCCACCGAAGAAGAGCTCGCCCAGTGGCAGGCCGCCAACAGCGACAAGGCGGAGACGTGGCCGCGCGACCTGGACCACATGCGTGAGGAGCTGCTGGCGCTGAAGGTCAGCGACCTGGCCAGCACCCTCAACGCGGCCCTGGAGCCTTTCAGTATCGGCATCGGCGGCCTCGAGGACCGCTACCCCACACTCCTGGCCGTGACGTTCCTCCAGCTCTACAACCACCTCGCCGAGAACGCCACCATCCGCGAATGCGCCAACGAGAACTGCCGGCGGGCCTTCGTCCGCCAACGCGGACGCGCCGAATATGGACAGAACCGCACCACCGGCATCAAGTACTGCACCCGCGAATGCGCCCGCGCCCAAGCACAACGCGAACACCGGCGCCGCCGCAAACTGCAGACCGCCCCACACAAGCCCAGCTGA
- a CDS encoding glycosyltransferase family 2 protein — protein sequence MISVIVPTRDRPGPLHRALRSLARQTYRRFEVIVARDGGMPVGQVIARWQREMPITLLDGDTPYGVSHARNRALAVAQGENVALLDDDDVFLPHHLQVADDALRTGRADTVYGQALVSPTWIEDLPRGTHSLPRKDYPFDATFLGIANTIHTGSIVARNPAASPVRFDETLQHCEDWDFLLALHHTAGHRFARLDSITSVYHQVPRPGAVTSAYRTSPTPFTLARDTLYRRWPAVGDLAEEYRQWFRHFDQRLDGRIALGLPAPAHVYEQAVRGLHATFTAHRPPDHALLDRLLPNDLASRTGQIPEADIPLKGAVHAAR from the coding sequence GTGATCAGCGTGATCGTCCCGACGCGGGACCGCCCCGGGCCGCTGCACCGCGCCCTGCGCAGCCTCGCCCGCCAGACCTACCGCCGCTTCGAGGTGATCGTCGCCCGCGACGGCGGCATGCCCGTCGGGCAGGTCATCGCCCGCTGGCAGCGCGAGATGCCCATTACTCTCCTCGACGGCGACACCCCGTACGGGGTCTCCCATGCCCGCAACCGCGCTCTGGCCGTGGCCCAGGGCGAGAACGTCGCACTCCTGGACGACGACGACGTGTTCCTGCCCCACCACCTTCAGGTCGCCGACGACGCCCTGCGCACCGGCCGGGCCGACACCGTCTACGGCCAGGCCCTCGTCAGCCCCACCTGGATCGAGGACCTGCCACGCGGCACCCACAGCCTGCCACGCAAGGACTACCCCTTCGACGCAACGTTCCTCGGGATCGCGAACACCATTCACACCGGCTCGATAGTCGCCCGCAACCCTGCGGCCTCCCCGGTTCGCTTCGACGAGACGCTGCAGCACTGCGAGGACTGGGACTTCCTCCTCGCCCTCCACCACACCGCCGGCCATCGCTTCGCCCGCCTCGACAGCATCACCAGCGTCTACCACCAGGTCCCCCGCCCCGGCGCGGTCACCTCCGCCTACCGGACCAGCCCCACCCCCTTCACCCTCGCCCGGGACACCCTCTACCGGCGCTGGCCAGCCGTCGGAGACCTCGCGGAGGAGTACCGGCAGTGGTTCCGCCACTTCGACCAGCGACTCGACGGCCGCATCGCCCTCGGCCTGCCCGCGCCGGCCCACGTCTACGAACAAGCCGTCCGCGGCCTGCACGCCACCTTCACCGCACACCGCCCGCCCGACCATGCCCTCCTCGACCGTCTACTCCCCAACGACCTCGCCTCCCGGACCGGGCAGATTCCCGAGGCCGATATCCCGCTGAAGGGAGCCGTTCATGCAGCCCGCTGA
- a CDS encoding DEAD/DEAH box helicase: MSTTAVVKSSVSHEPGRALFPDQVRGLESVVRHLQRPGTRGLYVAATGTGKTVVGIRAALALSARLVLVVVPTLDLAAQTALAWRADGYTRHLIIVSSMDTAGHTKLAAAQVGSTGSPTALAALLSVVGPGPDRIPFLTVVCTYDSLDKIRDAQHTGRPVPPFDLAIMDEAHRIAGRADKKWTVINDASAIHTDRRLYMTATPRSFAAPEVAESASLIRPRRHRPAAEPADASANSMNNEAVYGRKIFEYPLATAIADGRAADYQIVVPTITDTDLRAALNPPTPGNTDAAARDTGTAHGESGDGAARTTALHLAVLKAMTQHSLRRVLVYFHLVEDATRFTRELGHTLRLLKRNAPDLCPDLDPALFFVHGDHTPDERAATFAAFAAADHAILTNAKLISEGVDIPSVDAIVFADPTRSVIRCVQALGRALRLDVSGKTASLIVPVYLPPGADPEDILGTAYEPVWAITTALASHDHRIVERLPDKANRLPKETSTLVAKRWHFDFTLHPERIARAMDLIAFNPHGPLTRSRRAGLAAAQAFHDDYGHLDVPADHTDPTGFELGRFINTMREAATAGRLDPEWIAELDALGMIWDKHQAAWRARLTAAADYHHTHGHLAAPATTPIGAWLAEQRSHAAKDQLAPQRAADLTALDPHWQLPHGPDWHRKYHQLRHHLETGRPLTPDTTTGSINLGGWAIRQLTHWTTLATGQRQLLEALGITPTTTSLAPRPTARRTFPQTVQLLELFLHREHRAPTARETITVDGDTVNIGPWFAKTRTKMRAGQLDPEHAQLVAALFDGEWTDEDPAPAFA, translated from the coding sequence GTGAGTACCACCGCCGTCGTCAAGTCGTCCGTGTCCCACGAGCCCGGTCGCGCACTGTTCCCGGATCAGGTCCGGGGGCTGGAGTCGGTGGTCAGGCACCTGCAGCGCCCCGGTACCCGTGGCCTGTATGTGGCGGCGACGGGTACGGGCAAGACGGTCGTCGGGATCCGGGCCGCGCTCGCGCTGTCTGCTCGCCTGGTCCTGGTGGTGGTGCCCACGCTGGACCTGGCGGCGCAGACGGCGTTGGCGTGGCGGGCGGATGGCTACACGCGCCACTTGATCATCGTGTCCTCCATGGACACCGCCGGCCACACGAAGCTGGCGGCCGCACAGGTCGGCTCGACCGGCAGCCCGACCGCGCTCGCGGCGCTGCTGTCGGTGGTCGGCCCGGGCCCGGACCGGATCCCGTTTCTCACCGTGGTGTGCACCTACGACTCCCTGGACAAGATCCGCGACGCCCAGCACACCGGCCGCCCGGTGCCGCCGTTCGACCTGGCGATCATGGACGAGGCACACCGGATCGCGGGCCGCGCGGACAAGAAGTGGACGGTCATCAACGACGCCTCGGCCATCCACACGGACCGCCGCCTCTACATGACCGCGACCCCGCGCAGCTTTGCTGCCCCAGAGGTGGCGGAGTCCGCCAGCCTGATCCGCCCGCGCCGCCACCGTCCCGCCGCCGAGCCGGCCGACGCGTCCGCCAACTCGATGAACAACGAGGCCGTCTACGGCCGGAAGATCTTCGAATATCCCCTGGCGACCGCCATCGCGGACGGCCGAGCCGCGGACTACCAAATCGTGGTCCCCACCATCACCGACACCGACCTCCGCGCCGCCCTCAACCCTCCCACGCCCGGCAACACCGATGCCGCGGCCAGGGACACCGGCACCGCCCATGGAGAATCCGGGGACGGTGCAGCACGGACCACCGCGCTGCACCTGGCCGTCCTGAAGGCCATGACCCAGCACAGCCTGCGCAGAGTGCTGGTGTACTTCCACCTCGTCGAGGACGCCACACGCTTCACCCGCGAGCTCGGCCACACCCTGCGCCTACTCAAACGCAACGCCCCAGACCTGTGCCCGGACCTCGACCCGGCCCTGTTCTTCGTCCACGGAGACCACACCCCCGACGAACGGGCCGCCACCTTCGCAGCCTTCGCCGCCGCCGACCACGCCATCCTGACAAACGCGAAGCTCATCTCGGAAGGCGTCGACATCCCCAGCGTCGACGCCATCGTCTTCGCCGATCCCACCCGCAGCGTCATCCGCTGTGTCCAGGCCCTCGGCCGCGCCCTGCGCCTGGACGTCTCCGGGAAGACCGCCTCCCTGATCGTCCCCGTCTACCTCCCACCAGGCGCCGACCCCGAAGACATCCTCGGCACCGCCTACGAGCCGGTGTGGGCGATCACCACAGCCCTGGCGAGCCACGACCACCGCATCGTCGAACGCCTCCCGGACAAAGCGAACCGGCTCCCCAAAGAGACGAGCACGCTGGTCGCCAAGCGCTGGCACTTCGACTTCACCCTCCACCCCGAACGCATCGCCCGCGCCATGGACCTGATCGCGTTCAACCCCCACGGCCCGCTGACCCGCTCACGCCGCGCCGGCCTCGCCGCCGCACAGGCCTTCCACGACGACTACGGCCACCTCGACGTCCCCGCCGACCACACCGACCCGACCGGCTTCGAACTGGGCCGCTTCATCAACACGATGCGCGAAGCCGCGACAGCCGGCCGCCTCGACCCGGAGTGGATCGCCGAACTCGACGCGCTCGGCATGATCTGGGACAAACACCAGGCCGCCTGGCGCGCCCGCCTCACCGCCGCAGCCGACTACCACCACACCCACGGCCACCTCGCCGCCCCCGCCACCACCCCCATCGGCGCCTGGCTCGCCGAGCAGCGCTCCCACGCCGCCAAGGACCAGCTCGCCCCCCAGCGGGCCGCCGACCTGACCGCACTCGACCCCCACTGGCAACTCCCGCACGGCCCCGACTGGCACCGCAAATACCACCAACTGCGCCACCACCTCGAAACCGGCCGCCCCCTCACCCCCGACACCACCACCGGCAGCATCAACCTCGGCGGCTGGGCCATCCGCCAGCTCACCCACTGGACCACCCTGGCCACCGGCCAGCGCCAGCTCCTCGAAGCCCTCGGCATCACCCCGACCACCACCAGCCTGGCCCCCCGCCCGACAGCCCGCCGCACCTTCCCCCAGACCGTCCAGCTCCTCGAACTCTTCCTCCACCGAGAACACCGCGCCCCCACGGCCCGCGAAACCATCACCGTCGACGGCGACACCGTCAACATCGGCCCCTGGTTCGCCAAGACCCGCACCAAGATGCGCGCCGGCCAACTCGACCCCGAACACGCCCAACTCGTCGCAGCACTCTTCGACGGCGAATGGACCGACGAAGACCCTGCCCCGGCCTTCGCCTGA
- a CDS encoding XRE family transcriptional regulator translates to MTEHSHPLAYRRALKGLTRVDLANLIAAAAQRRGLRSGTDKHRVRKWEVLGVTPEPETQIYIAEALGLPVELVDPGNWPNWLPGSDGGVVPLGPSSTVTALREALNTAMERRTFLTISGTALTTLAAAWATSGGIALAAQSEGSKLVGEDTVSLLEDTSRQLNSLVTEQRQHVSALLDAHLTTVTELIAHSRYDRITGLRLHTLATTLAQTVAWHRFDHGHHTAASKLWIAGLHSAHATDDPDLGAAMLGDLAYQAAWRKDHTTAAGILQHALKRTQHPAARSLLHLRLARTLAAQGEKQPALHALAAAEHHLGASSGLPLPAWCAWMSEADLAVDSGQALLDLGDAARAHQLIGEGQALLPATRDKTRGVFLAYQAASHLKLKQPELAAHTAGEAIRLSRRIGAPRCERLVQELVPEFQPYRTAAGVPELLALAAA, encoded by the coding sequence GTGACCGAGCATTCGCATCCGCTGGCTTACCGGCGCGCGCTCAAAGGCCTGACCCGGGTCGACTTGGCGAACCTCATCGCCGCGGCGGCGCAGCGCCGGGGACTGCGCTCGGGCACCGACAAGCACCGGGTCCGCAAGTGGGAAGTTCTAGGGGTCACCCCGGAACCCGAAACGCAGATCTACATCGCTGAAGCGCTGGGGCTACCCGTCGAGCTGGTCGACCCCGGCAACTGGCCGAACTGGCTGCCCGGCAGCGACGGAGGCGTCGTTCCCCTCGGCCCGTCCAGCACCGTCACCGCCCTGCGAGAGGCCCTCAACACCGCCATGGAACGCCGCACCTTCCTCACCATCTCCGGCACCGCCCTCACAACACTGGCCGCCGCCTGGGCCACCAGCGGAGGGATCGCGCTCGCCGCACAGTCGGAGGGCAGCAAACTCGTCGGCGAGGACACGGTCAGCCTGCTGGAGGACACCAGCCGACAGCTCAACAGCCTGGTCACCGAGCAACGCCAGCACGTATCAGCCCTGCTGGACGCCCACCTCACGACCGTCACAGAACTCATCGCCCACAGCCGCTACGACCGCATCACCGGCCTACGCCTCCACACCCTGGCCACAACCCTCGCCCAGACCGTCGCCTGGCACCGCTTCGACCACGGCCACCACACCGCCGCCAGCAAACTCTGGATCGCCGGCCTCCACAGCGCCCACGCCACCGACGACCCCGACCTCGGCGCTGCCATGCTCGGCGACCTCGCCTATCAAGCCGCCTGGCGCAAGGACCACACCACAGCCGCCGGAATCCTCCAGCACGCCCTCAAACGCACCCAGCACCCCGCCGCGCGCTCCCTCCTCCACCTCCGCCTCGCCCGCACCCTCGCCGCGCAGGGAGAGAAGCAGCCCGCCCTGCATGCCCTTGCCGCAGCTGAGCACCACCTCGGCGCATCGTCCGGCCTGCCTCTGCCCGCATGGTGCGCGTGGATGTCCGAAGCCGACCTCGCCGTCGACTCCGGCCAAGCCCTCCTCGACCTCGGGGACGCCGCCCGCGCCCACCAGCTCATCGGCGAGGGCCAAGCCCTTCTGCCTGCCACCCGTGACAAGACCCGAGGAGTCTTCCTCGCCTATCAGGCAGCCAGCCACCTGAAGCTCAAGCAACCCGAACTGGCAGCCCACACCGCCGGAGAAGCCATCCGACTCTCCCGCCGAATCGGTGCCCCGCGCTGCGAACGACTCGTCCAGGAGCTCGTGCCCGAATTCCAGCCCTACCGCACCGCAGCCGGAGTCCCAGAACTCCTGGCCCTCGCCGCAGCCTGA
- a CDS encoding radical SAM/SPASM domain-containing protein: MFGVVGLDRVIVWQDDAEVLQLLRYASERPHDSTELSARFGASRVAAAVAREWLQDPVELCRSYRIESGEIEVTAHCNWGCVSCPVATDPKPRRTMPMSLFEEIVGKLTAAGASYVTFQFFNEPTLDRYLSQRLEVLAHHGMPLALYTNASALTTAKIEDLKRTGVLKDLIVNIPAVDEAEFAKLTGSRSYHHTMGNTEAALRAGLPVHVVVNGVGARRERNLEEVERHFVPLGAQVYPSLTCDRAGELGGEYAQGVRVEGRLTGCGWPVQHVNISVTGALFLCCNDYYQREVFGHVGDGSIDELLSGEPAVALRRKVFGVDEAPEDFLCRRCHNQLPDFPARDFRPIATFG, from the coding sequence GTGTTCGGGGTCGTGGGTCTGGACCGGGTGATCGTGTGGCAGGACGACGCTGAGGTACTCCAGCTCCTGCGGTACGCCTCCGAACGCCCTCACGACAGCACTGAGCTCTCGGCCCGGTTCGGGGCCAGCCGGGTGGCGGCGGCGGTGGCACGAGAGTGGCTACAGGATCCTGTAGAGCTGTGCCGGTCGTACCGGATCGAATCCGGGGAGATCGAGGTGACGGCCCACTGCAACTGGGGCTGCGTCTCCTGCCCGGTGGCGACCGACCCCAAGCCGCGTCGGACCATGCCGATGAGCCTGTTCGAGGAGATCGTCGGCAAGCTCACCGCGGCCGGCGCCTCGTACGTGACGTTCCAGTTCTTCAACGAGCCGACCCTGGACCGGTACCTCTCACAAAGGCTGGAGGTCCTGGCCCATCACGGGATGCCACTTGCTCTGTACACGAATGCTTCCGCGCTGACCACGGCGAAGATCGAGGATCTGAAGCGCACCGGGGTGCTGAAGGACCTGATCGTGAACATCCCCGCGGTCGACGAGGCCGAGTTCGCCAAGCTCACCGGGTCACGGAGCTACCACCACACGATGGGCAACACCGAGGCTGCCCTGCGCGCCGGGCTGCCGGTGCACGTCGTCGTCAACGGGGTCGGCGCGCGTCGGGAGCGCAACCTCGAAGAGGTCGAGCGGCACTTCGTTCCGCTTGGCGCGCAGGTGTACCCGAGCCTGACGTGTGACCGGGCCGGTGAGCTGGGCGGCGAGTACGCCCAGGGCGTCCGGGTGGAAGGGCGGCTGACCGGCTGCGGCTGGCCGGTGCAGCACGTGAACATCTCCGTGACCGGGGCCCTGTTCCTGTGCTGCAACGACTACTACCAGCGCGAGGTGTTCGGGCACGTCGGGGACGGTTCGATCGACGAGCTGCTGTCCGGCGAGCCGGCGGTCGCGCTGCGCCGCAAGGTGTTCGGCGTCGACGAGGCCCCGGAGGACTTCCTGTGTCGACGCTGCCACAACCAGCTGCCCGACTTCCCCGCCAGGGACTTCAGGCCGATCGCGACCTTCGGATAG
- a CDS encoding arylsulfotransferase family protein yields MPSSVDQLYVFSPSASYPRPFACVIDNRARLVHAWSSPIGQPDIETSPPSYLRGWNHVEVGPDGSLYAMVPLHALLKLAPDSTLTWRADLPAHHDLALSPAGEIYVLTEEPRPVPCTGGSHVLLDNSVTVLGPDGLLRAAYSLYEILTTDPRLEALITGVIDEHRVAGRTADPAVLALRLEGANGWRRGRDVSRLLRARPGSPSDILHANTVEILTTAHPAGLWAAGNVLVSLRNLNLIAVLDLGARAVRWWWGPGELSGQHQPSVQPDGTILVFDNGRALSRSRVLEIEPLTQCVTWRYEPGLFCEMAGGCERLDDGAVLISDAQAGRALIVDRDGRERWTVHVSTRARSAGRSRAEFYRLSAIPRPAARFLGAGDRPARTLAESQVSCHVGQSVRGAL; encoded by the coding sequence ATGCCGTCTTCCGTCGACCAGCTGTACGTGTTCTCACCGTCGGCTTCCTACCCCCGCCCGTTCGCGTGCGTCATCGACAACCGGGCGCGGCTCGTCCACGCTTGGTCCAGCCCCATCGGCCAGCCCGACATCGAGACCAGCCCGCCCTCCTACCTGCGGGGCTGGAACCACGTCGAGGTCGGGCCCGACGGCAGCCTGTACGCGATGGTGCCGCTGCACGCGCTGCTCAAGCTCGCCCCGGACTCCACCCTCACCTGGCGGGCCGACCTCCCTGCCCACCACGACCTCGCCCTCAGCCCCGCCGGTGAGATCTACGTCCTGACCGAGGAACCCCGCCCCGTGCCCTGCACCGGCGGCTCCCACGTCCTGCTGGACAACTCCGTCACCGTCCTCGGCCCGGACGGGCTACTGCGGGCCGCGTATTCCCTGTACGAAATCCTGACCACCGACCCCCGGCTGGAGGCTCTGATCACCGGCGTGATCGACGAGCATCGCGTGGCCGGACGGACCGCTGATCCTGCCGTCCTCGCCCTGCGGCTGGAAGGAGCGAACGGTTGGAGGCGCGGCCGCGACGTCTCCCGCCTGCTGCGGGCCCGGCCCGGATCGCCCAGCGACATCCTCCACGCCAACACCGTCGAGATCCTCACCACCGCCCATCCCGCCGGGCTGTGGGCGGCTGGGAACGTCCTGGTCTCGCTGCGCAACCTGAACCTGATCGCCGTTTTGGACCTCGGCGCCCGTGCGGTGCGCTGGTGGTGGGGGCCCGGCGAACTGTCCGGCCAGCACCAGCCCTCCGTGCAGCCTGACGGCACGATCCTGGTCTTCGACAACGGCCGGGCCCTCAGCCGTTCCCGGGTCCTGGAGATCGAGCCGCTGACCCAGTGCGTCACCTGGCGGTACGAGCCGGGCCTGTTCTGCGAGATGGCTGGCGGCTGCGAGCGCCTGGACGACGGCGCGGTCCTCATCAGCGACGCTCAGGCCGGTCGCGCCCTGATCGTCGACCGCGACGGCCGCGAGCGGTGGACCGTTCATGTCTCTACCCGCGCCAGGTCCGCCGGGCGTTCCCGCGCGGAGTTCTACCGCCTGTCCGCCATACCCCGCCCCGCCGCCCGGTTCCTGGGTGCAGGTGACCGGCCGGCCCGTACCCTGGCCGAGTCCCAGGTCAGCTGCCACGTCGGCCAGAGCGTCCGGGGTGCCCTGTGA